From Klebsiella electrica, the proteins below share one genomic window:
- the upp gene encoding uracil phosphoribosyltransferase, translating into MKIVEVKHPLVKHKLGLMREHDISTKRFRELASEVGSLLTYEATADLETEKVTIEGWNGPVEIEQIKGKKITVVPILRAGLGMMEGVLEHVPSARISVVGIYRDEETLAPVPYFQKLVSNIDERMALVVDPMLATGGSMIATIDLLKKAGCSSIKVLVLVAAPEGIAALEKAHPDVEMYTASIDQGLNEHGYIIPGLGDAGDKIFGTK; encoded by the coding sequence ATGAAGATTGTGGAAGTGAAACACCCGCTCGTCAAACACAAGCTGGGCCTGATGCGTGAGCACGACATCAGCACCAAACGCTTCCGTGAACTTGCCTCTGAGGTAGGTAGCTTACTGACGTATGAAGCCACTGCCGATCTGGAGACAGAGAAAGTCACCATCGAAGGCTGGAATGGCCCGGTAGAAATCGAGCAGATCAAAGGGAAGAAAATCACCGTTGTGCCGATTCTGCGCGCCGGTCTGGGGATGATGGAAGGGGTTCTGGAGCACGTACCGAGCGCGCGTATCAGCGTGGTGGGGATCTATCGTGACGAAGAGACGCTGGCGCCGGTGCCTTATTTCCAGAAGCTGGTGTCGAATATCGATGAGCGCATGGCGCTGGTGGTTGACCCGATGCTGGCAACCGGTGGTTCGATGATCGCCACCATCGACCTGCTGAAAAAAGCGGGCTGTTCCAGCATTAAGGTGCTGGTTCTGGTGGCGGCGCCGGAAGGGATTGCCGCGCTGGAGAAAGCGCATCCGGATGTTGAGATGTATACCGCATCCATTGACCAGGGCCTCAACGAGCACGGATACATTATTCCGGGGCTCGGCGATGCCGGCGATAAGATTTTTGGTACCAAGTGA
- the arsC gene encoding arsenate reductase (glutaredoxin) (This arsenate reductase requires both glutathione and glutaredoxin to convert arsenate to arsenite, after which the efflux transporter formed by ArsA and ArsB can extrude the arsenite from the cell, providing resistance.), translated as MSDAVKIYHNPRCSKSRDTLSLLKANGIDPDVVLYLETPPDADTLRQLLKMLGMASARELMRQKEELYKTLQLADPQLSEDALIQAIVDNPKLMERPIVVSHGQARIGRPPEQVLEIVN; from the coding sequence ATGTCCGACGCGGTAAAAATCTATCACAATCCCCGCTGCTCCAAGAGCCGCGACACCTTAAGCCTGTTGAAAGCTAACGGTATCGATCCTGACGTCGTACTCTATCTGGAGACGCCGCCGGATGCAGACACCCTGCGCCAGCTGTTGAAAATGCTCGGCATGGCCAGCGCCCGCGAACTGATGCGTCAGAAAGAGGAGCTGTATAAAACCCTGCAGCTCGCCGACCCGCAGCTTAGCGAGGACGCGCTGATTCAGGCCATCGTCGATAACCCGAAGCTGATGGAGCGCCCGATCGTCGTCAGCCATGGCCAGGCGCGGATCGGCCGACCGCCGGAGCAGGTTCTGGAAATCGTCAACTGA
- the purM gene encoding phosphoribosylformylglycinamidine cyclo-ligase has translation MTDKTSLSYKDAGVDIDAGNALVDRIKGVVKKTRRPEVMGGLGGFGALCALPQKYREPVLVSGTDGVGTKLRLAMDLKRHDTIGIDLVAMCVNDLVVQGAEPLFFLDYYATGKLDVDTAASVISGIAEGCLQSGCALVGGETAEMPGMYHGEDYDVAGFCVGVVEKSEIIDGSKVADGDVLVALASSGPHSNGYSLVRKIIEVSGVDPQTTDLNGSPLADHLLAPTRIYVKSVLDLIANVEVHAIAHLTGGGFWENIPRVLPDNTQAVIDESSWQWPEVFNWLQQAGNVSSHEMYRTFNCGVGMVIALPADVADSAMALLNEKGENAWKIGYIKASDSEQRVVIE, from the coding sequence GTGACCGATAAAACCTCTCTCAGCTATAAAGATGCCGGCGTAGATATTGATGCAGGCAACGCGCTCGTCGACCGTATCAAGGGTGTGGTGAAGAAAACCCGCCGCCCGGAAGTGATGGGTGGACTGGGCGGATTCGGCGCACTGTGCGCATTGCCGCAAAAATACCGCGAGCCGGTTCTGGTTTCCGGCACTGACGGCGTCGGCACCAAGCTGCGTCTGGCAATGGACCTGAAACGCCACGATACTATCGGTATTGACCTGGTGGCGATGTGCGTCAACGACCTGGTGGTCCAGGGTGCAGAACCCCTGTTTTTCCTCGACTATTATGCGACCGGTAAACTGGATGTCGATACGGCAGCCAGCGTGATCAGCGGCATCGCCGAAGGCTGCCTGCAGTCCGGGTGCGCGCTGGTTGGCGGCGAAACGGCGGAAATGCCGGGCATGTACCACGGCGAAGACTATGACGTCGCGGGCTTTTGCGTCGGCGTAGTAGAAAAATCAGAAATTATCGATGGCAGCAAAGTTGCCGATGGCGACGTGCTGGTCGCGCTGGCCTCCAGCGGCCCGCATTCCAACGGCTACTCGCTGGTGCGTAAAATTATCGAAGTCAGCGGCGTCGATCCGCAGACGACCGATCTGAACGGTTCGCCACTGGCCGACCATCTGCTGGCGCCGACCCGCATCTACGTTAAGTCGGTGCTGGACCTGATTGCTAACGTTGAAGTTCACGCGATCGCCCACCTGACCGGCGGCGGCTTCTGGGAAAACATTCCGCGCGTGCTGCCGGACAATACCCAGGCAGTCATCGACGAGTCCTCCTGGCAATGGCCGGAAGTCTTCAACTGGTTGCAGCAGGCCGGTAACGTCAGCAGCCATGAAATGTACCGTACCTTTAACTGCGGCGTCGGCATGGTTATCGCCCTGCCGGCAGACGTCGCTGACAGCGCTATGGCGCTGCTGAACGAGAAAGGTGAAAACGCGTGGAAAATCGGCTATATCAAAGCTTCTGATTCCGAACAGCGTGTGGTCATTGAATGA
- the purN gene encoding phosphoribosylglycinamide formyltransferase produces the protein MKNIVVLISGNGSNLQAIIDACGRKQINGTLRAVFSNKADAFGLERAREAGIPAHALSASQFANREAFDRELMHEIDAYAPDLVVLAGYMRILSPAFVAHYQGRLLNIHPSLLPKYPGLHTHRQVLENGDEEHGTSVHFVTDELDGGPVILQAKVPVFAGDSEDEITARVQTQEHAIYPLVVSWFLDGRLRMEGNVAWLDNVPLPPQGHAAEE, from the coding sequence ATGAAAAACATAGTGGTGCTGATTTCCGGTAACGGAAGCAATTTGCAGGCGATAATTGATGCCTGCGGCCGAAAGCAGATTAACGGCACCCTGAGAGCGGTATTCAGCAATAAGGCCGACGCGTTCGGCCTTGAACGCGCGCGTGAGGCCGGTATTCCGGCCCATGCGTTGTCGGCCAGCCAGTTCGCCAATCGCGAAGCTTTCGATCGCGAACTGATGCATGAGATCGATGCTTATGCGCCGGATCTGGTGGTGCTGGCAGGCTACATGCGGATCCTTAGCCCGGCGTTTGTCGCCCATTATCAGGGGCGTCTGCTGAATATCCACCCGTCGCTGTTGCCAAAATACCCGGGGCTGCATACCCATCGCCAGGTACTGGAAAACGGTGATGAGGAGCACGGTACATCGGTGCATTTCGTCACCGATGAGCTCGACGGCGGTCCGGTAATTCTGCAGGCCAAGGTGCCGGTTTTTGCCGGGGATAGCGAAGACGAGATTACCGCTCGCGTGCAGACTCAGGAACATGCCATCTACCCGCTGGTGGTGAGCTGGTTTCTGGACGGCCGTCTGCGCATGGAAGGGAATGTGGCCTGGCTTGATAACGTCCCTCTGCCGCCACAGGGCCATGCGGCTGAAGAATAA
- the bepA gene encoding beta-barrel assembly-enhancing protease, with amino-acid sequence MFRQLKKTLVATVIASLTLGSILPAFADSADTLPDMGTSAGSTLSIGQEMQMGDYYVRQLRGSAPLINDPLLVQYINGLGMRLVAHANSVRTPFHFYLINNDQINAFAFFGGNVVLHSALFRYSDTESELASVMAHEISHVTQRHLARAMEDQKRNAPLTWVGALGSILLAMASPQAGMAALTGTLAGTQQGMISFTRQNEEEADRIGIQVLQRSGFDPQAMPAFMGKLLDESRYSTRPPEMLLTHPLPESRLSDARNRANQMRPVVVQSSADFYLAKARTLGMYNSGENKLGDDLLNAWAKGNIREQHASQYGRALLAMESNNYDLARKTLQPLLSADPQNAWYLDLATDIDLGQKKTADAINRLKNAREIRTNPVLQLNLANAYLQGGQAAEAEKILNRYTFSYKDDSNGWDLLAQAEAALGHRDQELAARAEGMALVGQLDQAITLLSSASSQVKLGSLQQARYDARIDQLRQLQERFRPYQKM; translated from the coding sequence ATGTTCAGGCAGTTAAAGAAAACGCTGGTGGCAACCGTCATAGCGTCGCTGACGCTGGGTTCAATTTTGCCTGCTTTTGCTGACTCCGCAGATACCCTGCCCGATATGGGAACCTCTGCGGGAAGCACGCTCTCTATTGGCCAGGAAATGCAGATGGGGGACTACTATGTGCGTCAGCTACGCGGTAGCGCGCCGCTCATCAACGACCCTCTGCTGGTGCAATATATTAATGGATTAGGTATGCGTCTGGTCGCGCACGCTAACTCTGTTCGTACCCCTTTTCACTTTTATCTGATTAATAACGACCAGATTAACGCCTTTGCTTTCTTTGGCGGCAATGTCGTGCTGCACTCCGCTCTGTTCCGCTATTCCGATACCGAAAGCGAACTGGCGTCGGTCATGGCGCACGAAATCTCCCACGTGACGCAGCGCCACCTCGCGCGGGCGATGGAAGATCAAAAACGCAACGCCCCGCTGACCTGGGTCGGTGCGCTGGGCTCGATTCTGCTGGCGATGGCCAGCCCGCAGGCCGGTATGGCGGCGCTCACCGGTACCCTGGCGGGGACCCAGCAGGGGATGATCAGTTTTACCCGTCAAAACGAAGAAGAGGCTGACCGCATCGGGATTCAGGTGCTGCAGCGCTCCGGCTTTGATCCGCAGGCGATGCCGGCCTTTATGGGGAAACTGCTCGACGAGTCGCGCTACTCGACCCGTCCGCCGGAAATGCTGCTGACTCACCCCCTGCCGGAGAGTCGTCTGTCTGACGCCCGCAACCGCGCGAACCAGATGCGTCCTGTGGTTGTCCAGTCTTCCGCCGATTTTTACCTCGCCAAGGCCAGAACCCTGGGAATGTATAACTCCGGGGAAAATAAGCTTGGCGATGATCTGCTGAACGCGTGGGCGAAAGGCAATATCCGCGAACAGCACGCCTCCCAGTACGGGCGAGCGCTGCTGGCCATGGAAAGCAATAATTACGATCTGGCGCGCAAAACGCTGCAGCCTCTGCTGAGCGCCGATCCGCAGAACGCGTGGTATCTCGACCTGGCAACCGATATCGATCTCGGACAGAAGAAAACGGCCGATGCGATTAACCGCCTGAAAAATGCCCGCGAAATTCGCACCAACCCGGTTCTGCAGCTGAACCTTGCCAACGCATATTTACAGGGCGGGCAAGCGGCGGAAGCGGAGAAAATCCTCAACCGGTATACCTTTAGCTACAAAGATGACAGCAACGGTTGGGATCTGCTGGCGCAGGCTGAAGCCGCGCTCGGCCATCGTGACCAGGAGCTGGCGGCACGCGCAGAAGGTATGGCGCTGGTCGGCCAGCTCGATCAGGCGATTACTCTATTGAGCAGCGCCAGTTCGCAGGTGAAACTGGGCAGTTTGCAGCAGGCGCGCTACGACGCGCGTATCGACCAGCTGCGCCAGCTGCAGGAACGATTCCGCCCGTATCAAAAAATGTAA
- the ppk1 gene encoding polyphosphate kinase 1 gives MGQEKLYIEKELSWLSFNERVLQEAADKSNPLIERMRFLGIYSNNLDEFYKVRFAELKRRIIISEEQGSTAHSRHLLGKIQARVLKADQEFDSLYNELLLEMARNQIFLINERQLSVNQQSWLRNYFKTYLRQHITPILINRETDLVQFLKDDYTYLAVEIIRGETINYSLLEIPSDKVPRFVNLPPEAPRRRKPMILLDNILRYCLDDIFKGFFDYDALNAYSMKMTRDAEYDLVHEMESSLMELMSSSLKQRLTAEPVRFVYQRDMPDAMVEMLRDKLSISNYDSMLPGGRYHNFKDFIGFPNVGKANLVNKPMPRLRHLWFDKFRNGFDAIRERDVLLYYPYHTFEHVLELLRQASFDPSVLAIKINIYRVAKDSRIIDAMIHAAHNGKKVTVVVELQARFDEEANIHWAKRLTEAGVHVIFSAPGLKIHAKLFLISRKEGEEVVRYAHIGTGNFNEKTARLYTDYSLLTADARITNEVRRVFNFIENPYRPVSFDYLLVSPQNSRRLLYEMIDREIANAQNGQPSGITLKLNNLVDKGLVDRLYAASSSGVPVNLLIRGMCSLIPGLEGISENIRVISIVDRFLEHDRVYVFENGGDKQVWLSSADWMTRNIDYRIEVAVPLLDPRLKQRVLDIFDLLFNDTVKARYLDKELSNRYVPRGNRRKVRAQLAIYDYLKSLEQPD, from the coding sequence ATGGGCCAGGAAAAGCTATATATCGAGAAAGAACTCAGCTGGTTGTCCTTTAACGAACGCGTACTTCAGGAAGCCGCGGATAAAAGTAACCCACTGATTGAGCGCATGCGCTTTTTGGGCATCTACTCCAACAACCTCGATGAATTTTATAAAGTGCGCTTCGCTGAACTTAAGCGCCGCATCATAATTAGCGAAGAACAAGGCAGTACCGCCCATTCTCGCCATTTGTTAGGCAAAATTCAGGCCCGCGTATTGAAGGCCGATCAGGAATTTGACAGCCTGTATAATGAGCTGCTGCTGGAAATGGCGCGTAATCAGATTTTCCTGATTAATGAACGCCAGCTATCCGTCAATCAGCAGTCCTGGCTGCGTAATTACTTTAAGACGTATCTTCGCCAGCACATTACGCCAATCCTGATTAATCGCGAAACGGATCTGGTGCAATTCCTGAAAGATGATTACACCTATCTGGCCGTTGAGATTATCCGCGGTGAAACCATCAATTATTCCCTGCTGGAAATTCCGTCAGATAAAGTTCCGCGTTTTGTTAACCTGCCGCCGGAAGCCCCACGCCGACGCAAGCCAATGATTCTTCTTGATAATATCCTACGCTATTGTCTGGATGATATCTTTAAAGGTTTCTTCGATTACGACGCGCTCAACGCTTATTCGATGAAGATGACCCGTGACGCTGAATATGATTTGGTGCACGAGATGGAATCAAGCCTGATGGAGCTCATGTCCTCCAGTCTGAAACAGCGTCTGACCGCAGAGCCCGTGCGTTTTGTCTATCAGCGCGATATGCCGGATGCGATGGTTGAAATGTTGCGTGATAAGCTCTCTATCTCCAACTATGACTCCATGCTGCCAGGCGGTCGCTACCACAATTTTAAAGACTTTATCGGCTTCCCGAATGTGGGCAAAGCCAATCTGGTCAACAAGCCAATGCCGCGCCTGCGTCACCTGTGGTTTGATAAATTCCGCAACGGATTTGACGCTATTCGCGAACGCGACGTGTTGCTTTACTATCCGTACCATACCTTTGAACACGTGCTGGAATTACTGCGTCAGGCCTCTTTCGACCCGAGCGTGCTGGCTATCAAAATCAATATCTACCGTGTAGCCAAAGATTCGCGCATTATTGACGCCATGATTCATGCCGCCCACAACGGTAAGAAAGTCACCGTCGTTGTGGAACTGCAGGCGCGTTTCGACGAAGAGGCCAACATTCACTGGGCCAAACGTCTGACCGAAGCGGGCGTACACGTTATCTTCTCGGCACCGGGGCTGAAAATTCACGCCAAGCTGTTCCTGATCTCGCGTAAAGAGGGTGAAGAAGTCGTCCGCTACGCGCATATCGGGACCGGTAACTTCAACGAAAAAACCGCCCGTCTGTACACCGACTATTCGCTGCTGACGGCAGATGCGCGTATCACCAATGAAGTGCGCCGCGTCTTTAACTTTATCGAAAACCCATACCGCCCGGTGAGCTTCGATTACCTGCTGGTTTCGCCGCAGAACTCGCGCCGCCTGCTGTATGAGATGATCGACAGAGAAATCGCCAACGCCCAGAATGGCCAGCCTTCCGGCATCACGCTGAAGCTGAATAACCTGGTCGATAAAGGCCTGGTGGACCGGCTGTATGCCGCATCTAGTTCCGGGGTTCCCGTTAACCTGTTGATTCGTGGTATGTGCTCTCTGATTCCTGGGCTGGAAGGGATCAGCGAAAACATTCGCGTCATCAGTATCGTCGACCGTTTCCTTGAGCACGATCGTGTCTATGTTTTCGAAAACGGCGGTGATAAACAGGTTTGGCTCTCCTCTGCTGACTGGATGACGCGCAATATTGACTACCGTATTGAGGTCGCCGTGCCGCTGCTGGATCCACGTTTAAAACAGCGCGTACTGGATATTTTTGATCTCTTATTCAACGATACGGTCAAAGCACGCTATCTTGATAAAGAACTGAGTAATCGCTATGTACCGCGCGGCAATCGCCGTAAAGTGCGTGCACAGCTGGCGATCTACGACTATCTCAAATCACTCGAACAACCCGACTAA
- a CDS encoding 6-phospho-beta-glucosidase, with amino-acid sequence MSGFKEGFLWGGAVAAHQLEGGWQEGGKGVSVADVMTAGAHGVPREITHGVLPGKNYPNHEAIDFYHRYKEDIQLFAEMGFKCFRTSIAWTRIFPLGDESEPNEAGLQFYDDLFDECLKYGIEPVITLSHFEMPYHLVTGYGGWRNRKLIDFFVRFAKVVFDRYQHKVKYWMTFNEINNQANFHEDFAPFTNSGLKYLPDEDREPVMYQAAHYELVASALAVKAAREINPSLQVGCMIAMCPIYPFSCAPNDVMMAMNAMHRRYWFTDVHVRGKYPQHLLNYFARRGFELDITEEDRQALTEGCVDYIGFSYYMSFATKATDDNPLLDYDETKSLVSNPYVQKSDWGWQIDPVGLRYSLNWFWDHYQLPLFIVENGFGAIDVREADGTVDDRYRIDYLSAHIAEMKKAVVEDGVDLMGYTPWGCIDLVSAGTGEMKKRYGFIYVDKDNEGNGGLDRSRKRSFSWYQQVISSNGETL; translated from the coding sequence ATGTCTGGATTTAAAGAAGGTTTTCTGTGGGGCGGCGCGGTAGCGGCGCATCAGCTGGAAGGCGGTTGGCAGGAAGGCGGTAAAGGCGTCAGCGTGGCCGATGTGATGACCGCCGGCGCGCACGGCGTGCCGCGTGAAATCACCCATGGCGTACTGCCGGGGAAAAATTATCCCAACCATGAGGCGATTGATTTTTACCACCGCTATAAAGAAGACATTCAGCTGTTTGCCGAAATGGGTTTTAAATGCTTCCGCACTTCGATTGCCTGGACACGTATCTTCCCGCTGGGTGATGAGTCTGAGCCTAATGAAGCGGGGCTCCAGTTCTATGACGACCTGTTTGATGAATGCCTGAAGTACGGTATTGAACCGGTGATTACGCTCTCTCACTTCGAGATGCCTTACCATCTGGTGACCGGGTATGGCGGCTGGCGTAACCGTAAGCTGATCGACTTCTTCGTCCGCTTTGCGAAAGTGGTGTTCGATCGCTATCAGCACAAAGTGAAGTACTGGATGACCTTTAATGAGATCAATAACCAGGCTAACTTCCACGAAGATTTTGCCCCGTTCACCAACTCCGGTCTGAAGTATCTGCCGGATGAAGATCGCGAGCCGGTGATGTATCAGGCGGCGCACTATGAGCTGGTGGCCAGCGCCCTGGCGGTAAAAGCCGCCCGCGAGATTAATCCCTCGCTGCAGGTGGGTTGCATGATTGCCATGTGTCCGATTTATCCGTTCTCCTGCGCCCCGAACGATGTGATGATGGCAATGAACGCCATGCATCGCCGTTACTGGTTTACCGACGTTCACGTCCGTGGCAAGTACCCGCAGCATCTGCTGAACTACTTTGCGCGTCGCGGTTTCGAGTTGGATATCACTGAAGAAGACCGTCAGGCGCTGACCGAAGGCTGCGTCGACTATATTGGCTTTAGCTACTATATGTCGTTTGCGACGAAAGCGACCGATGATAATCCGCTGCTGGATTATGACGAGACGAAGAGCCTGGTCTCCAACCCGTACGTGCAGAAGTCAGACTGGGGCTGGCAGATTGACCCGGTTGGCCTGCGCTACTCTCTGAACTGGTTCTGGGATCATTACCAGCTGCCGCTGTTTATTGTGGAGAATGGCTTTGGGGCCATCGACGTGCGCGAAGCTGACGGCACGGTGGACGATCGCTACCGTATCGATTATCTCTCCGCGCATATTGCCGAGATGAAAAAAGCGGTGGTTGAGGACGGCGTTGACCTGATGGGCTATACCCCATGGGGATGTATCGACCTCGTTTCCGCCGGTACCGGTGAAATGAAAAAACGCTACGGCTTTATCTACGTTGATAAAGATAATGAAGGCAACGGAGGGCTGGATCGCAGCCGGAAGCGCTCCTTCTCCTGGTATCAACAGGTTATCAGCAGCAACGGCGAAACGTTGTAA
- a CDS encoding DnaA inactivator Hda, with the protein MNAPAQLSLPLYLPDDETFASFWPGDNPSLLAALQNVLRQEHSGYIYIWSREGAGRSHLLHAACAELSQRGDAVGYVPLDKRTWFVPEVLDGMEQLSLVCIDNIECVAGDEPWEMAIFNLYNRILESGKTRLLITGDCPPRQLNLGLPDLASRLDWGQIYKLQPLSDEDKLQALQLRARLRGFEMPEDVCRFLLKRLDREMRSLFMTLDQLDHASITAQRKLTIPFVKEILKL; encoded by the coding sequence CTGAACGCACCGGCACAGCTCTCTCTGCCACTGTATCTTCCCGATGATGAAACTTTCGCAAGTTTTTGGCCGGGTGATAATCCTTCTCTTCTTGCTGCCTTACAGAATGTGTTGCGGCAGGAACATAGCGGATACATCTATATCTGGTCACGCGAAGGGGCGGGGCGCAGTCACTTGTTACATGCCGCCTGTGCGGAGCTTTCCCAGCGCGGCGACGCGGTGGGCTATGTTCCACTGGATAAGCGTACGTGGTTTGTACCGGAAGTGCTCGACGGGATGGAGCAGCTTTCGCTGGTCTGTATTGACAATATCGAGTGCGTGGCCGGCGACGAGCCGTGGGAAATGGCCATTTTCAACCTCTATAACCGGATCCTCGAATCGGGTAAAACGCGTTTGCTGATTACCGGCGATTGTCCGCCGCGCCAGCTGAATCTCGGGTTGCCGGATCTGGCGTCGCGCCTCGACTGGGGGCAAATCTACAAGCTACAGCCGCTGTCGGATGAAGATAAGCTGCAGGCGCTACAGCTGCGCGCGCGCCTGCGGGGTTTTGAGATGCCGGAAGACGTCTGTCGTTTCTTGCTCAAGCGGTTAGATCGTGAAATGCGCTCGCTGTTTATGACCCTCGATCAGCTCGATCATGCGTCGATCACCGCGCAGCGTAAATTGACCATTCCTTTCGTCAAAGAGATCCTCAAACTCTAG
- the uraA gene encoding uracil permease: protein MTRRAIGVSERPPLLQTIPLSLQHLFAMFGATVLVPVLFHINPATVLLFNGIGTLLYLFICKGKIPAYLGSSFAFISPVLLLLPLGYEVALGGFIMCGALFCIVSFIVKKAGTGWLDVMFPPAAMGAIVAVIGLELAGVAANMAGLLPADGQSPDSKTIIISMVTLAVTVFGSVLFRGFLAIIPILIGVLVGYALSFVMGVVDTTPIAEAHWFALPTFYTPRFEWFAIFTILPAALVVIAEHVGHLVVTANIVKKDLIRDPGLHRSMFANGLSTMISGFFGSTPNTTYGENIGVMAITRVYSTWVIGGAAIIAILLSCVGKLAAAIQIIPLPVMGGVSLLLYGVIGASGIRVLIESKVDYNKAQNLILTSVILIIGVSGAKVHIGAAELKGMALATIVGVGLSLIFKLIGVLRPEEVVLDAADSTEVKH from the coding sequence ATGACGCGCCGCGCAATCGGGGTGAGTGAAAGACCGCCGCTTTTACAGACTATCCCACTGAGTTTGCAGCATCTGTTCGCTATGTTTGGCGCAACGGTTCTGGTGCCCGTTCTGTTTCATATCAACCCGGCTACCGTTCTGCTGTTTAACGGCATTGGGACATTGCTGTACCTTTTCATCTGTAAGGGCAAAATCCCGGCCTATCTCGGATCGAGCTTCGCGTTTATCTCCCCGGTTCTGCTGCTGCTGCCGTTGGGGTATGAAGTGGCGCTGGGTGGCTTCATTATGTGCGGCGCTCTGTTCTGCATCGTCTCCTTTATTGTCAAAAAAGCCGGCACCGGCTGGCTGGACGTGATGTTCCCGCCGGCGGCCATGGGGGCCATTGTCGCGGTTATCGGTCTCGAACTGGCGGGCGTCGCGGCGAATATGGCCGGTTTGCTACCAGCCGACGGGCAATCGCCGGATAGCAAAACCATCATTATTTCGATGGTGACGCTGGCGGTGACGGTCTTCGGTTCGGTGCTGTTTCGCGGTTTCCTCGCCATTATCCCGATTCTGATTGGCGTGCTGGTGGGCTACGCGCTCTCCTTTGTGATGGGCGTTGTCGACACCACGCCGATTGCCGAGGCGCACTGGTTTGCCCTGCCGACGTTCTACACGCCGCGCTTTGAGTGGTTTGCGATTTTCACCATTCTGCCCGCCGCGCTGGTGGTGATTGCCGAGCACGTCGGCCACCTGGTGGTAACGGCGAATATCGTTAAAAAAGATCTGATCCGCGATCCGGGGCTGCATCGTTCGATGTTTGCTAACGGCCTGTCGACGATGATCTCTGGCTTCTTTGGCTCGACGCCCAACACCACGTACGGTGAGAATATCGGCGTCATGGCGATCACCCGCGTCTACAGCACTTGGGTTATCGGCGGGGCGGCGATTATCGCCATTCTGCTCTCCTGCGTCGGCAAGCTGGCGGCGGCGATTCAGATAATCCCGCTGCCGGTAATGGGTGGCGTTTCGCTGCTGCTGTACGGCGTGATTGGTGCCTCCGGGATTCGCGTGCTGATCGAATCGAAAGTGGACTACAACAAGGCGCAGAATTTGATTCTGACCTCCGTGATCCTGATCATTGGCGTCAGCGGCGCGAAAGTACACATTGGCGCGGCGGAGCTGAAAGGCATGGCGCTGGCGACAATTGTCGGCGTGGGCCTGAGCCTGATTTTCAAACTGATCGGCGTCCTGCGCCCGGAAGAGGTTGTGCTGGATGCGGCCGACAGTACAGAAGTAAAACATTGA
- the bglK gene encoding beta-glucoside kinase BglK: MNIAAFDIGGTALKMGVSTAAGELLKKDKQSISDSDGDQILQAMLAWIAAHPECEGVAIGAPGYVNPHTGFIEMGGAIRKFDNFAIKHWLEQQTGLPVAIENDANCVLLAERWQGKAADMSDFLVLTIGTGIGGAIFCHNQLVHGARFRAGEFGYMQTERPGARDVRRYSMNENSTMRVLRHRYAGHVGKSPEAVTGEEIFDRYEAGDAVCQRLVADFFNGLGTGLYNLVNIFDPQAIFIGGGIVERPGFLPKLREHLAWFGIADYLDAVSHGNDAGLLGAVYHFNQQNRSLSGDCS; the protein is encoded by the coding sequence ATGAACATTGCCGCATTTGATATCGGCGGAACGGCGTTAAAAATGGGCGTCAGCACCGCTGCGGGCGAACTGCTTAAAAAAGATAAGCAGTCGATAAGTGACAGCGACGGCGACCAGATACTACAGGCGATGCTGGCATGGATTGCCGCTCACCCGGAGTGCGAAGGTGTGGCGATCGGCGCGCCAGGCTATGTCAACCCGCACACCGGCTTTATTGAAATGGGCGGCGCAATCCGTAAGTTCGATAATTTCGCGATTAAACACTGGCTGGAGCAACAGACCGGGCTACCCGTCGCCATCGAAAACGATGCGAACTGCGTTCTGCTCGCCGAGCGCTGGCAGGGTAAAGCGGCCGACATGAGCGACTTTCTGGTTCTGACGATCGGCACCGGCATTGGCGGCGCGATTTTTTGTCACAACCAGCTGGTGCATGGCGCGCGTTTTCGCGCGGGCGAATTTGGCTATATGCAGACCGAACGCCCAGGCGCTCGCGATGTCCGCCGCTATTCAATGAATGAAAACAGCACGATGCGCGTCTTGCGGCACCGCTATGCCGGGCATGTCGGTAAATCGCCGGAAGCGGTAACCGGCGAAGAGATCTTCGATCGCTACGAGGCGGGCGACGCGGTCTGCCAGCGGCTGGTGGCTGACTTTTTCAACGGTCTCGGTACCGGTCTGTACAACCTGGTGAACATTTTTGATCCGCAGGCCATTTTCATCGGCGGCGGCATTGTCGAACGACCGGGCTTTTTGCCGAAGTTGCGTGAACATCTTGCCTGGTTCGGTATCGCCGACTATCTCGACGCCGTCAGTCACGGCAACGATGCCGGTTTGCTGGGGGCGGTTTACCATTTTAATCAGCAAAATCGATCGCTTAGCGGCGATTGCTCATAA